Sequence from the Phragmites australis chromosome 6, lpPhrAust1.1, whole genome shotgun sequence genome:
aaatatacaaatagaTGACGAAAGGTGGGCTTCTACTTCAAACATTttgataattattattttttggattgctacttataaatatacatatatatatatatatatatatatatatatatatatatatatatatatatatatatatatatatatatatatatatatatattgctaaTATACTCGCAAGAGAACACGACAAAATAAGTAAGTTCCTCCAAAGCTAAGTCAAAAAGGCTAGTACGTAAGCTCAAGTCCTTTCTCAACACTCGGCGCGGGACCTAAcagaatatttaattttttattactcTATTAGAATGTTAAATTTTTATTGAGACGAATAAATAGAATCCCTGAAGTCTATAAATTGTTAACCGTAATAAATTTGTCACTCTGCCAAATAGCAGAGtgtaaaaaatcaaataccccGGATCCACTCTGTGGCCATCGACTGTGTACTGTACTAGCAGTAATCCACTACTGACAATTCACTAGCTAACTGTTTACCGTGCATGAATTGTGTCTGGGAGTGCACTCACCGGGACGTGGGAGTCACGGGCGCTACGCTTGGGGTCGGTGGCGGAGAAGACGGTGTAGACGAGCACGAAGGTGCCGATGATCTCGGCGGCGAGGCCGGTGCCCTTGGAGTAGCCGGCGCTGAGCTCGttggcgccgccgccgtagcGCACATAGTAGGCGCTCTGGAAGCCCTTGACCAGCCCCACACCGCAGATGGCGCCCAAGCACTGCGCGATGATGTACAACACCGCACGGACGAGCGACACCTTCCTCGCCAGGAACAGGCCGAACGTCACCGCGGGGTTGATGTGCCCACCTGCATGCGCCCATCGTGCGTGTGTTAGTTAGTATACGGCACGAACAGTCAGATCCCCGCATGCGTGCGTGCAGTAAAAAAGTTGGTGGATGGTAGAATCATCTAGCGATAGGCGGACCTGAGATGCCGGCGGTGCAGTAGACGAGGATGAAGATCATGCCGCCGAAGGCCCAGGCGATGCCGAGGATGCCCACGCCGCCGCACGCCGCGTCGGGGCCTGACGCCGACGCGTCCGTCTGGTGCTTGTACCCGATGACGGTGGCCACCGTGATGTAGAGGAAGAGCAGCGTGGCGATAAACTCGGCGATCACCGCGCGGTACAGCGACCACTTGGTCAGCTCCTCCGCGTCGATGAGCGGCGCCGGGGGCGGGTCCGTGTAGTCCTTGGCTGAGAACGACTCGCCCGCCTCGGGCCCCGACGCCTCGATGTCCTTCGCCATGCCAACACCCAACTCACTCCCTGCTCTGAAGAAGCTTAGCTCAGCCGGCTATGCGCTTGCTGCTGCCTGTGTGGTGTAAGGAGAGATGGGAGAGGCGAGCTAGGTATATATGGGACGCGGGAGGACGGCTCGTGCAGGGGAGAGGTCGACGAGCCCATCGATTCAATGATGGTTAGCTTAGCGATTGCTTGAATACATTATTAGTCGGGATAAGTGTTTCTTGTTACAACTTTTTTGGTTATAATTTGCCGCCCACAACCGACTAATCCCTCATCATTATGTCATGCCACAGTTAAACTGGTAGCTAGTGATCAATCGGAGGGGCTAGCTGCTCCTTATAATAAGGGCTGTGTGCTTACGTACTGTACGTTCTGAAGAAAGATTAAGCGAGGAGCCTAGCGTCTGAAAGCACACCACTGCTGCTTCTAATTCGTGGTCCAGCTTTGGCAACGGTCCATTGTCGGCCCCACCTTTAGGTGTCTCTCTGCAAATAGTATCAATCCCTAATTAATAACTGATACATATAATTTcaacagaaataaatattataGATATATTTCAAATATTATATATGAATCAAAGTCTTACGATACAACAAAACTCAACGGGTAGATCTCAAGCCCTACAAGCAACTTAGGTGCGGACGAAACCTTAGTCTTTTGCTCTTCATCGTCATAGGTGCAGTCTTTCTCGAAATTTTCCACTGAATTTCAACaaaacaagagtgagtacattAGTTACTTAGCAAATCCTACCTTAAGAGGAATAAATAGATACATAGAGAtagaacaagaaaaaggctaTAGAGTTTTTAGGTTTTGCAGAAAACCTAGTTTTGATGCTAGGGTTTAGTTTTGCAAAGCCTTTCCGAAACAATTAAGAAAAACATAGTTGAGCTTAAGATTATAGGGTTGTTAGCTCTGGGGGAGATGCAATCCATCTCACCAGTTCTCAAGTATTATAATGGGTGGACACCGCATCCTTGCCAACTCAAGGCTCAAAGTCTGCAATTTCAAAACACGGGCACATTGcccactcacacatcaaggaATACTCATACCATAGAGCTAATCATTAAGACCACAATGTAGTATCACCCATGACTGTGGCTatgctattcgaatagatttgcACTTTACAGAGTTTGTATAGCTTTAGTCATATGATATGCATAGACCCACACCACCATCATGGTGGAACTAGCATAACGAGATCTATATCTACCAACACTGCTACGATAACCACCCATGGGACCACTAGGGGCCTAAAGCATTAGATCATATTTAAACATGGCTCGAACTTGGCTATCAATATAACACCAGCTGAACCTTGGACTGCGCATAGCCCGAGTCTTCTCCTAGTTCCCGCTACAACCCCTGCCTCCTAGGTGGGTATTGAGCCAAGTTCTAGTGAAGTCTTaggtcaagtcctacccatacaaGACGTGTGGTTGCACGATGGTTGCTAGGTGAGATATCAAAACGAACCAGTACTTATGCGACCGAGGTGAGTATCTCCCGGCGTCATGCTCATCTTACTCACCCCCTTCAAATCATCTTTGGAGTTTCTATATTAACACACTCATTCACACCACCAAGCACACATACCACATTTCACACATTTCGGGAAAAAAACATGATTCAAGTTATTATGGTGATTATTTTGTTTAAACAGAGTagtcctaagcatgctagtaggCAATCAATTATCCAAAcaatcaatatagttgatgttggagaccttctagggtttcaacggaataaagaTAATCAATAACAATGCATGGCTTtaacaagctaggtcataactatcaCACCATTTTAAATTAAAGTTAGCAACTTAAATATGCATATTACTATAGTTTAAAAACAAGGATCCACTAGTTgtgtttgaaaacataggtgcaatatgatcaacggtgtaggacttgccttcattATAATCCTCGTTTGCTTCTCCTTTGTAGATTGGCTCTCAGGGTGTTCTTCGAACACTTCTTCTCCTAATCTACACAAATGAATGTTGATAAGTGCTTGATCGGAAAGCATCTACCCAGATTTCTAACGAGGAATGAACACTAGGGAGAACAAGTCTAGTGGCTCTAGAGGGATAGGCTCTATTTCTATCTACTGCAATGTGAATCAAAAACATGAAGTACGGTTTACATTGTGGTTCTACACTACTGAGTGCATGTGTGTCATATTCCCTATTCATGTTTATCTGGCATTTGTCCTAATTAACATgtatttaattattaattattctAATCAAGCTACTATTTAACCTAATGGgaaaattacttttaatttttatCTACAAAAATTAACTTAGGATAAACTAGGCACTAAGATCTCTTATATATTCTAGGTCATagttatctaatttttatctaCATCTAAAACTACCATAGAAGTAGTTAAAGAGCTAATTCTAAGTTTTCAGGAACAGATAAATGATTTAAACAAATTACATTAATAACTAATTGGGTTACCAAAAATTATTAAATTGACATAGttggatatatctcgaatttagatgaatatcggtggaaaaATCGATGGAAACAGAGCTAGGACGGAAGAGAAATGAGCTTTGAAAGATATGTCAGGAAATTAATTTGGAAAAATAGAAGAGGAGGGAATATTCTTTCAGCTTGGCTCGGTTTATTTTTGGGTCGGCTCGGCTCAGGCTATTGGCTCGGCTAGTTTTCAATGAGTTGGCTTGGTTTAAATGGCTTGGGTTGATGGCTCAATGAATGGCTTGGCTCACTGAATGGCTCAGCAGTTTATGTGGCTTGGCTTGGTTGGTGCTTGGCTCGACTCGGCTCATTTGAGTGGGGGTTCGGctagggcccacatgtcagcacTTGTGAGAGGAAAGGATAGGGGAGAGAGGTGGTTCTGTTTGGCTTAGATCCAATCGAGAGGGAGGGGGAAAcatagaggagggaggagatggcCAGCGGTGGAGGGCGGTGGTGGGCTCCGATGATGGGCAAAATGGGTCGTTGTTGGCTGAATCTACACCATGGTGGCAGTGGCTCGCTACGTGGCTAAGGTATGTGGTTTAGATTGGAGGATTCCAGGTGAgtgggaagaggaggaaggggaagagAATTGCAGTGCTCATCGGCGACGGGGATGGCAACGACGAGCTTGAGTTTGGGCAGAGCTTGGTGGTGgtgtgagagagaggtgggGAGCTTGTTGTGGTGCGGTGTGGAGGGAGGAGGACTCAGTCGAGCTTTTAAAGGTGGACGGGAGGAGCTTGCAGAGGACGACAGCATGGCACCGGGACATGGGCGCGGTATGGTGTCGGAATGTCGCCGCTGTGAATTATGGAATGTACGCACAACACACGATGGAACGGGACAACGGGTGGTTGGTGACGATGATGGCGAGTGCATGGCTATAGTGGCATGAGAATGGCAGTGATAGGACAGTGAGTGAACAAAAGAGAGGGATACGAGAGATCTTTTTTaacttcttcttgttgttcttcgattttgttttgaaattttgaggGTGTCACATCCATGGCCCTATAGCTTTGGTGATGAATGTTAGGCTGAGTCTTGGAGGAGAAAAATTCACTTTTGACATCTGGAATGCGTGGCTTTCACGTTTTGACACTATCAACATTGGCTTCACTAAAATGACACCAAAAAGATGAATTACTTTATTTCTATAACATTCTACCCATTTTAATccattctattttatttttcttgtttttggtGCATGAAAAGATAATTATGCCCTTGGCTCAACAACAGTATCGATCTTTCAAGAAACACCGGCTTTCATCAAACAATCTGTAGGATCAAGAgtgaggagggggggggggtggataGGCGTCTCAGCAAGTTTCTTAtgaaattgatggtcttctcctattcaaACACTGAACACACCTCTACAAGAGAATCACAATAGAATGCAACACAAATACGCAGCAGAAAAAATACGCCTACCCAGAAATTCTGGGAACTCTGGAGAaagataaaaaaactaaattagAAGATTCAACATAAaatgggtctcatggttggaatcgaaTACTAGGTTCTACAATAAACTAATCCATAACTCATCCCCATAtaaaggttgaatcttgagaaaagttcactcaaggatcaagagatgaacaccgagtgaagaagatctccaagatgatggt
This genomic interval carries:
- the LOC133921724 gene encoding aquaporin PIP2-4, with the protein product MAKDIEASGPEAGESFSAKDYTDPPPAPLIDAEELTKWSLYRAVIAEFIATLLFLYITVATVIGYKHQTDASASGPDAACGGVGILGIAWAFGGMIFILVYCTAGISGGHINPAVTFGLFLARKVSLVRAVLYIIAQCLGAICGVGLVKGFQSAYYVRYGGGANELSAGYSKGTGLAAEIIGTFVLVYTVFSATDPKRSARDSHVPVLAPLPIGFAVFMVHLATIPITGTGINPARSLGAAVIYNKNEAWTDHWIFWVGPLIGAAIAAAYHQYVLRASASKLGSYRSNA